A genome region from Bacillaceae bacterium IKA-2 includes the following:
- a CDS encoding Ger(x)C family spore germination protein, whose amino-acid sequence MIIFSVLLLTFCVGFFGKEEIDDLALVMAVGIDKGEDGQFWITAQVARPADARGEASVGGTEGEATWTATGEGKTIFEAIRNIARFSSRRVYWGHNSIIVVSEEVARDGIVDVIDFFTRNNELRMRTWIVVTEKKANEVVAVKTGLEVIPGISLDRLFRYSPLVAEAPRSDVMTLSAAYVGEHTHPYLAMVNLRSRGVDPEHPREFGSIPQVELSGTAIFRDDQMVGKLDPRESSGFLWFVEDVGTAVIPLSCPNEEGTVTIELRENRFKLTPKYKKGQVSFEAAIETSADLVELGCPTELEHSEIMDILKNDAEDYIKESIEMMIEKVQKEFKVDAIKLGRTFQAKYPQYWVELKDDWDEIFLGVDLDITVKVELNNPQLLENPTRKSKD is encoded by the coding sequence ATGATCATTTTTAGTGTTTTACTATTAACTTTTTGTGTAGGTTTTTTCGGTAAAGAGGAAATTGATGACCTTGCTTTGGTAATGGCTGTAGGAATAGACAAAGGTGAAGATGGGCAATTTTGGATTACTGCGCAAGTTGCAAGACCAGCGGATGCCAGAGGCGAGGCTAGCGTTGGTGGAACAGAAGGAGAAGCGACCTGGACGGCGACTGGAGAAGGAAAAACTATTTTTGAAGCGATCCGTAATATAGCGCGTTTCTCATCGCGACGAGTGTATTGGGGTCACAACTCAATTATTGTCGTAAGTGAGGAAGTTGCAAGAGATGGCATTGTTGATGTTATTGACTTTTTTACACGAAATAATGAACTAAGGATGCGGACATGGATCGTTGTGACAGAGAAAAAAGCAAATGAAGTTGTTGCAGTAAAAACAGGTCTAGAAGTAATACCTGGGATATCCTTAGACCGGTTATTTCGCTATAGTCCGTTAGTTGCTGAAGCACCGCGAAGTGATGTAATGACCTTATCGGCAGCGTATGTTGGAGAACATACTCACCCCTATTTAGCGATGGTAAATCTTCGCTCTCGTGGTGTTGATCCAGAACACCCGCGAGAGTTTGGGAGTATCCCTCAAGTGGAACTGTCAGGAACGGCAATTTTTCGCGACGATCAAATGGTAGGTAAGCTTGACCCAAGAGAAAGTAGTGGTTTTTTATGGTTTGTAGAAGATGTAGGAACGGCAGTTATTCCGTTAAGTTGTCCAAATGAAGAAGGGACGGTCACTATTGAATTACGAGAAAATCGTTTTAAATTAACTCCTAAATACAAAAAGGGCCAGGTAAGTTTTGAAGCAGCGATTGAAACAAGTGCCGATTTAGTTGAACTCGGATGTCCAACTGAACTTGAGCACAGTGAAATCATGGATATATTAAAAAATGATGCAGAAGATTATATCAAAGAAAGCATCGAAATGATGATTGAAAAAGTACAAAAAGAGTTTAAAGTAGATGCAATTAAACTAGGGCGAACGTTTCAAGCAAAATACCCACAATATTGGGTTGAATTGAAAGATGATTGGGATGAAATTTTCCTTGGAGTTGACTTAGATATTACAGTGAAAGTTGAATTAAATAATCCTCAATTATTAGAAAATCCAACCCGAAAAAGTAAGGACTGA
- a CDS encoding GerAB/ArcD/ProY family transporter: MKSQISNAMLLAIIINIVYAKAIGVTQGIIARQAGGDMWIVTIFSTVFGLFIMFLTVLIIKRSPQKNILEQTKDLVGKWGEKFLALVMFVFFLGAYGGIMITVVYHLMDYFLPEVPTYIFVVLVTGVGLYGIIKGVEVVARLAILGVFSIIFLNIFLLLGSLDYFDIQLFLPVLRNGFFNAVEVTKHHNADWAMATLMVAIILPMVKQKEKWMKYSTKALIIGGGFILMWPILEVGVLSPEVAGQYIVACMQMARSAEIGLFIHRYELIMIIFFAISALIQVMMCLLCASIAAKHIVGGENLNLLLFPVALILGGFGYWVVNDHIRAMDLLTYYWPRVATPITFAVPIIVFLLGIIFKKNLVETNGGASM, encoded by the coding sequence ATGAAATCACAAATATCAAACGCAATGTTACTAGCGATTATCATTAATATCGTTTATGCAAAGGCGATTGGTGTCACTCAAGGTATAATCGCTAGACAAGCTGGTGGAGATATGTGGATAGTAACAATTTTTTCGACTGTTTTTGGTTTATTTATCATGTTTTTAACAGTTTTAATTATTAAACGATCTCCTCAAAAAAATATTCTTGAACAAACAAAGGACTTAGTTGGGAAGTGGGGGGAGAAATTTTTAGCATTAGTAATGTTTGTTTTTTTTCTAGGTGCATATGGTGGCATTATGATTACAGTAGTTTATCATTTAATGGACTATTTTTTACCGGAGGTACCAACTTACATATTTGTCGTGCTGGTTACCGGTGTTGGTTTATATGGGATAATAAAAGGGGTTGAAGTGGTCGCTAGGCTTGCAATTTTAGGAGTGTTTTCGATCATATTTTTAAATATTTTTCTTCTTTTAGGTTCCTTAGATTATTTTGATATTCAACTTTTTTTACCTGTGTTGAGGAATGGGTTTTTCAATGCAGTTGAAGTAACAAAGCACCATAATGCCGATTGGGCGATGGCAACACTCATGGTTGCAATTATTTTACCAATGGTGAAGCAAAAAGAAAAGTGGATGAAATACTCGACTAAGGCGTTAATCATTGGTGGTGGATTCATTTTAATGTGGCCGATTTTAGAGGTTGGGGTCCTTTCGCCAGAAGTGGCTGGCCAGTATATTGTCGCATGCATGCAAATGGCAAGAAGTGCTGAGATTGGTTTATTCATTCATCGTTATGAATTAATTATGATTATTTTCTTTGCTATTTCGGCATTGATTCAAGTAATGATGTGCTTACTTTGTGCATCAATTGCTGCCAAGCATATTGTCGGTGGGGAAAATTTAAATTTACTATTGTTTCCAGTCGCGCTCATTTTAGGTGGATTTGGTTACTGGGTTGTTAATGATCATATTCGAGCTATGGATTTATTAACATATTACTGGCCACGGGTTGCTACGCCAATAACATTTGCAGTACCCATTATCGTTTTTTTATTAGGGATTATTTTTAAAAAGAACTTGGTTGAAACTAATGGCGGAGCCTCTATGTAG